Within the Amaranthus tricolor cultivar Red isolate AtriRed21 chromosome 15, ASM2621246v1, whole genome shotgun sequence genome, the region TATTTAAAGTGAAAATGTTTGATTTAAGAGGATTGAAatataagtaattttttttataataagaaTGAAAGTATTATATTCTTCCCCGATCGCTCACACCTTCGCTtgtgcctcgttcaaggcacaaGTCATACCTCATATTGTGCACTTCCTTACCTTACCTTTATCAAAGCCTTTCTTATGCACCatacccatatatatatatcctttgTTGAATTATCATTATGACAAACTGAAGGCGCTCTCTTGTATACATTTGGTAGATTGGACACTTGTTCtaacaagtaaaataaaatatcaattaatGCAGGGATTAATTCATTGGAGGTAGACATGAAGGAAAGTAAAATGACAGTGATAGGAGAAGTTGATCCAATTGCCGTGGTACGCAAGCTAAAGAAAAAATGGAATGCACAAATTGTTACAGTGGGCCCTCCCAAAGAGGAGAAAAAAGAAGATAAGAAAGATGACAAAAAGGATGATAAAAAGGACCCCAAAAAAGACGATAAAAAAGATGATGAAAAGGCTCAAATGGCTAAACTTCTTGAGGCTTACAAGGCATATCATCCTCCTATGTATTTTTGCTACCCGAACTATTGGTGAAAACCCTAATTCTTGTGTCATTTCTTGATCAACATATTCAAAATTCATGGGAAATATATAGAGTATCTTTTTAAGGGTATAAAGagggttttaaaaaaaaaagataaatgcaAGGATGTTGTTTTGCTCATTTGATGcaaatatataagaatttaaatgccaatttttagatttcaaattatgaaaggagatactcttgtgagagatcgtctcACGATGCGACAAgtttaaaacaaaaaactcatgctgaaaatttgtattaattgggttgTATATTTAACTCATGTATAAATGcgcgtctcatggtgagactatCTCATAT harbors:
- the LOC130801668 gene encoding heavy metal-associated isoprenylated plant protein 39-like — translated: MEVKKLVVKLNIHDDKDKQKAMKAVCSLEGINSLEVDMKESKMTVIGEVDPIAVVRKLKKKWNAQIVTVGPPKEEKKEDKKDDKKDDKKDPKKDDKKDDEKAQMAKLLEAYKAYHPPMYFCYPNYW